ATGAAAATTGACTTAAGAAAAGCCTATGACTCTATTGAGTGGACTTTTGTTGAAGACATGTTGTATGCTTTTAAGTTCCCTCCCATGATGATCAACTGGATTATGCAGTGTGTGTCTACACCTACATACACTATTTCCCTTAATGGTTCTCATTTTGGTTATTTCAAGGGTATGAGAGGCCTCAGACAGGGAGATCCCATGTCTCCTTTATTATTCACCTTATGCCTTGAGTATTTCACTAGGATTCATGATATAGTGACTTTGAAACCTACCTTTAGGTTCCACCCTCTATGTAAGGCAATGAGATTGTGTCATCTGGCTTTTGCTGATGATCTACTTATCTTCTGTAGAGGTGATAAGGATTCTGTTAAGGTGATTATGAGGGCTTTTCAGAGCTTTTCTGAAGCTTCTGGTCTTtgtatgaacaaggataaatctgATATTTAGATGAATGGTGTGCCTAACCTTGTTGCTGAGGATATTCTTCTTCTATCTGAGTTTCAGAAGGGTAAATTTCCTTTTAGATACCTAGGTATATCAATTTCTTACAAGAGACTGTCCAATttggaatgcaataaacttgtagAGAAGATGGTTGAGAGGATTAGGAGCTGGGGGGCTAAACATCTCAGTTATGCTGGGAGATTGTTTCTTGTTAGGACTGTCTTAACTCAGCTGCACAGTTACTGGGCAAGGATTTTTCTGCTGCCTAAAGGAGTTATTCACAAAGTGGAATGCATCTGCAGAGCTTATCTTTGGTCTGGCAGTGAGGACCACCACAAGGTCCTTGTTGTTTCCTGGGATACATGCTGCTTACCCAAAGTTTATGGAGGCTTGGGCATTGTCAATTGCCATCTAAGGAATATTGCAATGCTTGGAAAATACACTTGGTGGGTAGCTAGTAAGAAAGACTGTCTCTGGGTAAAGTGGGTTCATCACATTTATATCAAGCAATCAAATTGGTGGAGCTATAATCCTTCAGTTTCTTCTAGCTGGACATGGAGACAGATTTGCAAAATTAAAGATAAGCTGATCAATGGGTTTATGTTCAATAATTGGCTGGTTAAACCATATTCTGAGGATGTGGTGTATAATTGGCTAATTGGTGATCAGGGTAAGAAAGAGTGGCTCCCTCTGGTTTGGAACAGACTAAGCTTACCTAAGGATAATTTCATCTGTTGGCTGTTTATTCAGCACAGGCTGATGACTAAGGACAGGTTAACTAGGTTTGGTGTTCTTAATGATGGTCTGTGTTATCTATGTGGCTTGGCACCTGAAACACATGATCACCTGTTTTTTTACTGCAGCTTCAGTACTAGATGCTTAGTTCAGCTCAGGCAGTGGTTGTGTGTTGATTGGCACGGGGACCTTATAACATGGGCCTTGAAATGGAGATGTCGATCTTTATTGAAGAAAAAGATCATACTGGCTATCTTTTCCAGTCTGATTTACCTGATATGGGAAACTCGTAACAAATGTAGGGTTGAGGAGCTTGTGCAGCACCTTGATTGTCTTGTGAGAAGAATACAGGAAAGAGTGAGGGGTAGATTGAATGTGTTACATGTTGAGCAGGAGTAGGGATTTAGCATGGGTCAAATCAGTGAATCTAGCCAACTGACTTTTTCTGTTGGGCTTTTCTATTGTATGATGTACAAGTTTAATTATAAATGAGATTTtcacattccaccaaaaaaaaagaaagtgcCCTTGATTGCTCAAGAAATACAAGCTTAATTGATTGATTATGTATAGtgatcaaattggtcggtcatgcaatgaAACAGGTACCACAAAATGATTTGGGCTTACGTAGTCAATTGAACAAGCACGTAGTGGTCAAAAAGCAATAGTGTAGGTCTAGAATACaaaaagagaagagaaggggcggacactcgcgtgaaaaaatATGAATGACGAAACCCTTTATTTATACTAGTTGCAAAAAAGATCTAGAAAATATTCAAAACTGCTGGGAAACAGGCTAGGAATAGGCGCGACAAGAGTTGTGACGCTTCCAAGAGCCGTAACAACCACTGCGTCCTTTCCTTAGGCccttcctcctcagcaagaaagatttccgcggtttgaAATAGGAAAGAGGAAGATATAGGACTTCCTCATTCTGCAAGGCGATAAATTTCGTGTAAAATagaattaaattaatattagcGTAATagaattccagaatattccgactcggacttagatggtttttgacccggactccaaatgaactctaactaCTATCAAAATGACCATATCGGAACGTAGATGACTACCAAGGGGTTGACACAAATGTTTGGCTACCACCTGTCGACGGATTTATTAAATGTCATAAAATCACAACGTATGTTAAAcacgcggcccaatcatcactaggtagttggcgggaggtgtagaaatgaggtatctacaatcttTCATTATTCTGATATTGGAATACTTTGTAATTTAGGGAAAAtcttttaaaaccctaattacttTTGCTTAGAAGATTATGAGGACTAATCCTCCCTTCCTTGGATCGATAAACTGAAGCTATCTTCCGATTAATTGTGAgattatttctttctttcttttattacTCAAGTATTGGTTAGTCTCTTACTCGTATTTTATGATCATTATCTTCTCTTGCTAATCTGAACAATTGGTAATTGTTTACTTTAATCTATTACAAGTTTAGAAATTTAATTTGTGATTGTTCAATTAATCTAGCCTAAAAGAGAAAAGTTTACCCTAATAATTTGTATATGTTTCATCGTTATCAGGATTGAGTAGAGACTGAACATATAATTCGAATCGTTAACCGCATGTGTTAAAGATCATTATCTTTATTGCTTCCTTGGATTCTTAATACTGTTGTTGGATTAAATCTAGACGCGTGGATTAGATTGTTCAATAATTAGGGTCTTCTAATATCGTGTTTCAAGTTAGTTGACTAAACTTAAGAGGAACCAGGAAACCGGTATTTCCACAATAGAGTACTTGAGAGTAATTGGATTCAAGACAATCGAAGACCAATTGGTTTGTTGATAGTAAATATTTGTTGACCCAAGACCTTTAGTTATCGAATTCACCGTGTTTATTACTTGTTGATTAGTCTTTAGTTATTCAATCACAAATCCCCATCTTTAGTTACTTGTATTATTCTTTATTACTTACTCCGTACATAATTATTTATATCGCCTTCTCTGTGGAATCGATACCCGATTTACCTCTGTTATACAGCTAAGGTAATAGGATTTATTAACTATTTTTGGGAGAATACGACTTCGGCTCACCAACGGTTGACCTTCAAAAATTGCAAAGAGGACATCTGAAGGTCGAGGGTTATTTGAGGTGTTTTGTTTTTAGGTGAGGTAGTTTGTGAACTTATATATTGCTGGAATTTGGCAAAATTACGTTTTTCAGATAGATAAAAATTCTAGTTTTCATACAGAAATTAGATTAGATGGTCATAGTGAGAACTTTTGGGTTAGTGTGCTTTTATTTTGGTGGATTTGATTTAGTTTTGTGAGCTCTCTAGTTTCTGATCAATGCCTATTGTACTTTTAGCACAAAAACTTATGTAGAACTATATTAAATGGTAGAAAAGGACTTATTATGGATttaataatttttgtttttttaagtATGAAATGATCAACAGGTAGCCTGTTATCCGGTGCAACGTTAGAAAAATGAGGGAGTCATTCAAATTATTCTGAGTGAGTATAATTTGGATTAATATGAAATGCGGAATATAATTTGAATTGTTCCTGTAAAATAATTCTATATAAAAAGGTATGAGATTTTGTGATTGTATATTAGTTTTGTAAAGCAAGACCAAACATCTTTGTAGGCTGTCATGCAGCCAAGCCAGGTGGTTCTAATAATCTATAAATATCATTAAAAGGGTAAAccttaaaagccacgtagacaatgccacctcATATTACTAAATGTCACCTTGCATTACCAAAATTCCACGTCACCAATCCTCCATGTAGTATGACGTATTTAATTAAGAGGGTAATTCATGTTCATATAACGATCCATTTAAAATGATAcacaaattaaaaaatatttacataaaaaataaattagcataacaaacattaaattttggcctttttaatttctagataaattaaaaaataattaagaATCAAAATCCAGACTAAATTTAAATTTCTACGTTTATTCTTAGAATATTTTaagtaacaaataaatatcacattattctaattttacgccgtttatgaaataataaagaatttgtaagtattgtttaggtatttttacccaaatcgattaattagggtcaatgtagtctatattcgttgatTGGATGTATGTTTGTTCGTATGTCAATAAGTGAAtagaaaaataaagtgcgtaatgtaaattaacacgtaagatttggtgacgcggaaaacccgatgggggaacaaccgcgggagggacggtaccctgccaagtattgcactatatgaataggaggatgattacaatagtaATGTTATGCTAATCTCACTGGCGCTAGGTATcgggcctgcaagatcttggatgGATGTATATTTGAGTATAAGAATATGCTAATGTCGTGGTGTTGATGTGTGTGTGGATGCCTTGAATGAATATCTGAATGACCTTCTTGATTTGCTCCCCTCGGCTATTTATAGggcaagaaccctagatatgtcctacctcgaatatggaaagggaatataatttccataaggactctttccaaacccggactcccttgccaattctccctgatctccctaacttctccctaacttctccctgacgctTCTTTCCTTAACGCGGACGCCTCCTATGATGGGCTCCTAATCTCCCTTGAGCCCGTTTCCTctttctccaaccgcgggcttccttcctcctcatcactttcttcatatcctttactttattaagtgggcctcctttattatgctatttttagcacaaacagtttgccccaaatttcttgtgaggTACGCTTCcaagtatcgagcaaggaattttacgtaaccaaatgccaaaaaaccctacgccgtctttttactccttcccatgcaatccatcatttccagccgccctactcctctttgtttgcacccaactccctctctcctctttataactccaatGTTCCTCTTCCACTTTCATTAATCacttcaaatcatttcaaaaaattcttcactcttaaaccctcaaccttccttctccttcattcctcgccggcttcactgttccccCTCCCCGTCTCCATCATCAGGTAATCtatcttctcttcttcttttaatcttcattttctctctccaccatgggtaaaactcgacaatcCTCGTCAACCCACacaccctccgaccgtaatcttgaccccactttcccttctcggggactttttaagcaCCCACATGACTGCGACTCTGCtctaactccggccgacattcccacgatcaagaatctgcttggtcttggtgacgaggtggatatcgccatccctgaaccggggcaaaaagctgacgccctccgtccggGGTGGGTTAGTTTCTACCtgtacccgtttagatatggcctccgttttcctttccctaaactcattcaagattttatcttcaccaacaatttcgccatggcacaaatttccgcTGCCATTTGCAGAGTTCTCCTCTATgctctggccgctggtcagagtactggtaaatctgtcactctgggtgatctagcccatatgtacaacatcagatccctgggcaggggtcaattctcattctggggccgtggagaggctcccttcagacacgtgtcaaaatcccgtgatgagaaatggtttgaggacttcttctacgtgaggaaggactccatccagccttcTGCTgactacatcttcgagaaatgggttctaacttcgagtaagtagtcttcctgtcacctgatttattttatctcgctgcttactagcttacttcatcgtcttcgtgcaggcccctgtgaccttacccgtattggCGCCAAGATCCCCGCCTCGCAAAGAAACTGTTCAAAGCATTTACGAACCGAGAGAAAATTCCGGAcactgcttcctggtttttcgcctgcttcttcctccaatcctcctcagtaAGCCCACAGTATGTCTTTTGGTAAGACTTCTGCAACCACTTTTTATTTGCATGTTGTTTCTGCTGACGTTTTAAGTATTCTCTCGTCTGAAGCTATATATGCtcgcaggttcaaaagttgatcaattggaactcatcctccaaagtgctaaaagaaagagaccctCCGCCAGCCCGATGTGGCCTCtccgcctccaagaggagtgctccccGCCGCCTCTTTCGACTCCCCGTAGTTTCCGATTCTGCTGTTCGTGAACCCTTGAGGTCAaccgttatctcgccatccgcctactcctcccgccagtcctcgggcttcatctagtggaggcatcattgctcatttcccagaaggctttgggaatgtggacaaggtgccctacCGGTCGGAAATTGATCACCGCTCTTTCCTCCCGTTGAGGAAACGTTTTGGAGTTCTCCCGGAGGAGATGgtgaaaatgacgtgcacaacgccttcatggtaaatattcttcattTTCTACCCGTCTGTTTGTCTCGCTTTACTTAGATTCGCCTCCCGACTTCCTTGTCGACTCTTGATTTTCTCTCGCCCCAGACCTTCCAGTCCGCACTCTACAacagaagatgatcaacatagtgcggaCGACCGGCCCGTGCTACCGGCGCCAAGAACCAGGAGTGAAGGAGACTATTTCGATTTGGCAGCAGCGGATCGAtccgaaggagcgtgtggtggagccgAAGACCGAGCTTgcttgtcaccaagaagaagtcaAAAGAGGGGCGATCACCGGCGCGTACTCAGGCGGTGTACAATAccttctctgactccctcaagtgctctgatgagaagatcagtgagctgatctccctggccaccaacattgtcgcctatgctacctggcgggaaaagatcagcgggatgcgtgctgcccttgaagaggctcccacccagcaggccatagaggaagaggagaagcagctggagatgctttaccccacccaacctgatctgagtgtgctgatgcctgaggttggtgaggtgaattctcctgcattggctgagcaggctgctgggggtgatgctggaatgtcccaggatgctgctgacggagctcagggagctaCGGCGGCTGAGGATATGCAAGCTGGTGCAGTACCTGAAATGagtggtcagcaggcagaggagacgccagaggtggaggtcattaatgtgaccgataattaagtttttatgtCTTGATGAACTTTTTTGGCAGTCTgtcccagaggtggcagactttgtaagttttaaacttgtTCTTTTGTGGTTgccccgccaaggtggcggttaaactttgggccgtactcttggccatattttgaaatgccccttgtcatagtttggcaaggttttagtttACACATCGTGTGTTTGTTGTTTATCTTCCCTGTTTTTAGGAAGTTTTTGCCGTGTCAGTctgtttgactgatttaggcgagtcctgtcaccctgaagaggctaacgttctgactcagctagctgccgtgtcagcctgatggctgatttaggcgtacgccgcaatgtaaggaggtgtggccgtgtcaacctaggaggctgatttagaccagcctggtcagcctgaaaagactgattcagactaagctagctgtcgtgtcagccggatggctgatttaggcgtatgtcgcagttttggactacttaaccttgttcatgacgcaaggtgtgttcatctcgttttAAGCCAACAAGgacgtcattgaggcaagtttatcgtcattctaggaccaaatggagacgctgcaggattctggtagtgcagatatccctacgttccatgttcgtttgtgcatgcatgctggggccctgattaattgcgattagtgcgagctacgtccagggggtggtatcggggtagctggataagcgtattcatcaaccaggctccctttcgtatgttcccaagtcactttggtgagggtgctccttgtggagaaaataggttaggcatgttggagtgtcgtgtgccttgtcacccgcGTTGGCGATTGATGAGTCTgttagacatcctttcaaagtaccatagacactaggattcaaagtgatgtacttagagaagcctgaaaataagaaaatctattagaatgatgtgaagtacctgtcgccatctcatggggtaccagagcaattgtggtcccaggacgctgttagaccacaccatccaatagtagtttaaagtcttaaaaataactaaagacaccagaaataagagtgaaattggcagtatgcctactaccggatttttattttatctttaaaaatgatttggcttctcacagtacattattctgaaagctaaagtctacttattattaaaagtaatatctctacaggtgaagtatgttccatgggcgttgtatgatttgaccgtccatagtcatcagtctgtatgcaccatggccaacaactccttctacctggtatggtccttcccatttgtaggcgaatttgcctgcttttcgattcttggtgttttgaaacacctctcggagaaccaggtctcctacctccaggag
Above is a genomic segment from Silene latifolia isolate original U9 population unplaced genomic scaffold, ASM4854445v1 scaffold_88, whole genome shotgun sequence containing:
- the LOC141640532 gene encoding uncharacterized protein LOC141640532, which translates into the protein MNGVPNLVAEDILLLSEFQKGKFPFRYLGISISYKRLSNLECNKLVEKMVERIRSWGAKHLSYAGRLFLVRTVLTQLHSYWARIFLLPKGVIHKVECICRAYLWSGSEDHHKVLVVSWDTCCLPKVYGGLGIVNCHLRNIAMLGKYTWWVASKKDCLWVKWVHHIYIKQSNWWSYNPSVSSSWTWRQICKIKDKLINGFMFNNWLVKPYSEDVVYNWLIGDQGKKEWLPLVWNRLSLPKDNFICWLFIQHRLMTKDRLTRFGVLNDGLCYLCGLAPETHDHLFFYCSFSTRCLVQLRQWLCVDWHGDLITWALKWRCRSLLKKKIILAIFSSLIYLIWETRNKCRVEELVQHLDCLVRRIQERVRGRLNVLHVEQE